Proteins encoded together in one Chryseobacterium sp. G0201 window:
- a CDS encoding acyl-CoA dehydrogenase family protein has protein sequence MSNTFSKIRNAIELFRSIDFDQLSAISQKVDLPKLMQNFSNLDDKQLGGLMKMLDPNKKKKELPPIDGDFYDIYHTLTPEQREIQLKVRVFMEKEVKPLVNHYWLRDEFPHELIPKFQKLNICGVTYEGYGCPGMPFLMEGVIAMEMARIDASIATFFGVQSGLAMGSIYICGSEEQKQKWLPQMQKFEKIGAFGLTEPEVGSGAAGGLTVTCKKTPEGWILNGQKKWIGNATFADLIIIWARDLDDGEVKGFIVEKDNPGYAVEKIKGKMALRIVQNGLITLTNCLVTEENRLQNANSFKDTGKVLRMTRAGVAWMATGCARGAYESALAYTRTREQFGKPIASFQMIQGHLVEMLSNLTAMQTMVFRLSEMQDEGILKDEHASLAKVFCTLRTRDIVSRAREVLGGNGILLEYDVARFVADAEAIYSYEGTKEINSLIVGRSITGFSAFV, from the coding sequence ATGTCTAATACTTTTTCCAAAATCAGAAACGCGATAGAATTATTCAGATCAATCGATTTTGATCAGTTAAGTGCCATTTCTCAAAAGGTTGATCTCCCGAAATTGATGCAGAACTTTTCTAATTTAGATGATAAACAATTGGGAGGATTGATGAAAATGCTCGATCCGAATAAAAAAAAGAAGGAACTTCCGCCGATTGATGGGGACTTTTACGATATTTATCATACGTTGACGCCCGAGCAGCGAGAAATTCAGCTTAAAGTAAGAGTTTTCATGGAAAAAGAAGTTAAGCCTTTGGTAAATCATTATTGGCTGAGAGATGAATTTCCGCATGAATTAATTCCAAAATTTCAAAAACTGAATATTTGCGGTGTAACCTACGAAGGCTACGGCTGTCCCGGAATGCCATTTCTGATGGAAGGTGTTATTGCGATGGAAATGGCAAGAATTGATGCTTCCATTGCTACATTTTTCGGAGTTCAATCCGGTTTGGCGATGGGTTCTATTTATATTTGTGGTTCTGAAGAACAAAAACAAAAATGGCTTCCTCAAATGCAGAAATTTGAAAAAATCGGAGCATTTGGTTTAACAGAACCTGAAGTTGGTTCCGGAGCGGCTGGTGGTCTAACGGTAACCTGCAAAAAAACTCCTGAAGGCTGGATTTTAAATGGTCAGAAGAAATGGATCGGAAATGCAACTTTTGCAGATTTAATTATAATTTGGGCAAGAGATCTGGATGATGGTGAGGTAAAAGGTTTTATCGTTGAAAAAGATAATCCTGGTTATGCTGTTGAGAAAATTAAAGGAAAAATGGCATTAAGAATCGTTCAAAACGGATTAATTACGCTGACGAATTGTTTAGTTACCGAAGAAAACAGATTACAAAATGCCAATTCATTTAAAGACACAGGAAAAGTATTAAGAATGACGAGAGCCGGAGTGGCGTGGATGGCTACAGGATGTGCAAGAGGAGCTTACGAAAGTGCTTTGGCGTATACAAGAACAAGAGAACAATTTGGAAAACCGATTGCTTCTTTTCAAATGATTCAAGGTCATCTTGTGGAGATGTTATCAAACCTTACCGCAATGCAAACAATGGTTTTCAGATTGTCTGAAATGCAGGATGAAGGTATTTTAAAGGATGAACACGCATCTTTAGCGAAAGTTTTCTGTACACTGAGAACAAGAGATATCGTTTCCAGAGCAAGAGAAGTTCTGGGAGGAAACGGAATTTTGCTTGAATATGATGTCGCAAGATTTGTCGCCGACGCAGAAGCAATTTATTCTTATGAAGGAACAAAAGAAATCAATTCACTGATTGTCGGAAGATCGATTACGGGATTCAGTGCATTTGTATAA
- a CDS encoding bifunctional 5,10-methylenetetrahydrofolate dehydrogenase/5,10-methenyltetrahydrofolate cyclohydrolase encodes MAQILDGLKVSKEIKAEIKVEVDKIIAGKRRAPHLVAILVGNNGASKAYVNAKVKDCEEVGFQSSLVKFPSTVSESELLEKIEELNKDKSVDGFIVQLPLPDQVDQEKIINAIDPRKDVDGFHPTNFGKMALEMDTFLPATPFGILTLLERYNIETKGKDCVIIGRSKIVGRPMSILMGRKDFPGNSTVTLTHSYTKDIEEYTKKADIVITALGDPHFLKGEMIKDGAVIVDVGITRVDNDSPKGYYLAGDVDFDSCAEKASWITPVPGGVGPMTRAMLMKNTIIAYKTSVYND; translated from the coding sequence ATGGCACAAATTCTTGACGGATTAAAAGTATCCAAAGAAATAAAAGCAGAAATCAAGGTTGAAGTTGATAAGATCATTGCAGGCAAGAGAAGAGCACCTCATTTGGTAGCAATTCTTGTTGGGAACAACGGAGCGAGCAAGGCGTATGTAAATGCTAAAGTGAAAGACTGTGAAGAAGTAGGATTTCAATCTAGCTTAGTTAAATTTCCAAGCACGGTTTCTGAATCTGAATTATTGGAAAAAATTGAGGAACTTAATAAGGATAAATCTGTAGACGGATTTATCGTTCAGTTGCCTTTACCCGATCAGGTTGATCAGGAGAAAATCATTAACGCAATCGATCCAAGAAAAGATGTTGATGGTTTCCACCCTACAAATTTCGGAAAAATGGCTTTGGAAATGGATACTTTCTTACCAGCTACTCCATTCGGGATTTTAACTTTATTAGAAAGATACAATATCGAAACAAAAGGTAAAGACTGTGTTATCATCGGAAGAAGTAAAATCGTAGGAAGACCAATGAGTATCCTGATGGGAAGAAAAGATTTCCCAGGAAATTCAACGGTTACGCTTACACATTCTTACACAAAAGACATTGAAGAATATACTAAAAAAGCAGACATCGTAATTACAGCTTTGGGTGATCCTCACTTCTTAAAAGGTGAAATGATCAAAGACGGGGCAGTAATTGTTGACGTAGGTATCACAAGAGTAGACAACGATTCTCCGAAAGGATATTATTTGGCGGGTGATGTAGATTTTGACAGCTGTGCAGAAAAAGCAAGCTGGATTACGCCGGTTCCGGGAGGAGTTGGACCTATGACAAGAGCGATGTTGATGAAAAATACCATCATTGCTTATAAGACTTCGGTCTATAACGACTAA
- a CDS encoding MauE/DoxX family redox-associated membrane protein, with protein MKIVKFILCLLFGLMFINAGLDKFLHYMPMPALTADQTKLFAAFGEIGWLMPLVGAVEVIGGLLFIFPKTRALGAIVILPIMVGIVLHNVCRAPSSVGIGISAVLFLINLWIIIDNKEKYKALVK; from the coding sequence ATGAAAATCGTTAAATTTATTCTATGTCTGCTTTTCGGACTTATGTTTATTAACGCCGGTCTCGATAAGTTTTTACACTACATGCCAATGCCAGCTCTTACAGCTGATCAAACAAAACTTTTCGCGGCTTTCGGAGAAATCGGGTGGCTGATGCCTTTAGTTGGAGCAGTAGAAGTTATTGGAGGTCTATTATTTATCTTTCCAAAAACAAGAGCTCTTGGTGCAATCGTAATTTTACCTATCATGGTCGGAATAGTTTTACACAACGTTTGCAGAGCACCTTCTTCAGTGGGAATCGGAATTTCTGCAGTTTTATTTTTAATCAATCTTTGGATCATTATTGATAATAAAGAAAAATATAAAGCTTTAGTGAAATAA
- a CDS encoding TraB/GumN family protein, translating into MKNLVKLGFAVLLSATFTTAKAQNTNTENSTLWEVSGNRLTKPSYIAGTFHTMCSSDFEIKSKVMKALEKSDNFVMEINYTDPAEMAAMQKMYQTDKKLSDQLTPTEAKELDKILADYGTDLKKMDNSSSQGLYSLIALKSTPCPQTEMKFYEIELLKNAIKSKKKVYGLEKVEDQFTSINKAYDLKAVIEQLKMGKEYEILLKEMLVAFKNEDVKSLYTLFKNDKIMNATQEKAMLTDRNNNWAEKMPEMMKKESSFFAVGGAHLMGKNGVIQLLKSKGYTLKPVSSL; encoded by the coding sequence ATGAAAAATTTAGTAAAACTTGGGTTCGCAGTATTATTATCAGCAACCTTCACAACAGCAAAAGCACAGAATACGAACACCGAAAACAGCACACTTTGGGAAGTTTCAGGGAACAGGCTTACAAAACCTTCTTATATTGCAGGAACGTTTCATACAATGTGCAGTTCGGATTTTGAGATAAAATCGAAAGTTATGAAAGCTCTTGAAAAATCTGATAATTTCGTCATGGAGATAAATTATACAGATCCTGCTGAAATGGCAGCCATGCAGAAAATGTATCAGACGGATAAAAAATTATCAGATCAGCTTACTCCTACGGAAGCAAAGGAACTTGACAAGATTCTTGCCGATTACGGAACAGATTTAAAGAAGATGGATAATTCAAGTTCGCAAGGTTTGTATTCACTTATTGCATTGAAATCTACACCCTGTCCTCAAACAGAAATGAAATTTTACGAAATAGAACTTCTTAAAAATGCTATTAAAAGTAAAAAGAAAGTCTACGGACTCGAAAAAGTAGAAGATCAGTTCACATCCATCAATAAAGCTTATGATTTGAAAGCTGTTATTGAGCAACTAAAAATGGGAAAGGAATATGAAATCCTTCTCAAGGAAATGTTAGTGGCATTTAAAAATGAAGATGTAAAATCCCTTTACACCCTCTTTAAGAATGACAAAATAATGAATGCCACACAGGAAAAAGCCATGCTTACGGATAGAAATAATAACTGGGCAGAAAAAATGCCGGAAATGATGAAAAAAGAAAGTTCGTTCTTTGCAGTAGGAGGCGCTCATCTTATGGGTAAAAACGGAGTTATCCAACTTTTAAAATCAAAAGGATATACCTTAAAACCAGTATCAAGCCTTTAG
- the pgi gene encoding glucose-6-phosphate isomerase produces MLSKINPTQTNSWKALHEHFAGNDFELRSLFQYNPSRFEEFSLKRDNFLFDYSKNLIDSRTKELLLNLAEECQLKDAISKMFSGDKINETEGRAVLHTALRDFSDKEILADGENIKPQIKRVLDHMKSFSESIISGSHKGFSGKEITDVVNIGIGGSDLGPVMVVSALKHFKTRLDVHFVSNVDGNHIAEVVKNLNPETTLFIIASKTFTTQETMTNANSAKDWFLKAGKQEDVAKHFVALSTNVQAVKDFGIAEENIFEFWDWVGGRYSLWSAIGLSIVLSVGYENFEQLLKGAFDTDQHFQTADFAENIPVLMGLLGIWYRNFYAATTYAILPYSQYLDRFAAYLQQGDMESNGKCVDRNGEFVEYETGPIIWGEPGTNGQHAFYQLIHQGTELIPADFIAYAKSPNKVSDHQDKLLANFFAQTEALAFGKTEEEVEEELKNAGKSDEEIDFLLNYKVFQGNTPTNSIMFNELTPFALGQLIALYEHKIFVQGVIWNIFSFDQFGVELGKVLANKILPELENNEAISSHDSSTNGLINYYKGNK; encoded by the coding sequence ATGTTATCAAAAATAAATCCTACACAAACAAACAGCTGGAAAGCTCTTCACGAACACTTTGCAGGAAATGATTTCGAATTAAGAAGCCTTTTCCAGTACAATCCGAGCCGTTTTGAAGAGTTTTCATTAAAAAGAGATAACTTTCTTTTTGATTATTCTAAAAACTTAATTGATTCAAGAACAAAAGAGCTTTTATTAAATTTAGCAGAAGAATGTCAGTTAAAAGATGCCATTTCTAAGATGTTTTCAGGAGATAAAATCAACGAAACAGAAGGAAGAGCAGTTCTGCATACAGCTTTGAGGGATTTTTCTGATAAAGAAATTTTGGCTGACGGTGAAAACATCAAACCACAAATCAAAAGAGTTTTGGATCACATGAAATCTTTCTCCGAAAGCATTATTTCAGGATCACATAAAGGTTTTAGCGGAAAAGAAATCACTGATGTGGTGAATATCGGAATCGGAGGTTCAGATTTGGGGCCTGTGATGGTAGTTTCGGCTTTAAAACATTTTAAAACAAGATTAGACGTTCATTTCGTTTCAAATGTAGACGGAAATCATATCGCAGAAGTTGTAAAGAACTTAAATCCTGAAACAACTTTATTTATCATTGCTTCTAAAACGTTCACGACTCAGGAAACAATGACCAATGCAAATTCAGCAAAAGATTGGTTCTTGAAAGCTGGAAAACAGGAAGATGTAGCAAAACACTTTGTAGCTTTATCAACTAATGTTCAAGCAGTTAAAGACTTCGGAATTGCAGAAGAAAACATTTTCGAATTCTGGGATTGGGTTGGCGGAAGATATTCACTTTGGAGCGCAATCGGTTTAAGTATCGTACTTTCAGTTGGATATGAAAACTTCGAACAATTATTAAAAGGAGCTTTTGATACAGATCAACATTTCCAGACGGCAGATTTTGCTGAAAACATTCCTGTTTTGATGGGACTTTTAGGAATTTGGTACCGTAATTTCTATGCGGCAACAACTTATGCAATTCTTCCTTACTCTCAGTACTTAGACAGATTTGCTGCGTATCTTCAACAAGGAGATATGGAAAGTAACGGAAAATGTGTTGACAGAAACGGTGAATTTGTAGAATACGAAACAGGACCAATTATTTGGGGTGAGCCGGGAACAAACGGACAACATGCTTTCTATCAATTGATTCATCAAGGAACAGAATTGATTCCTGCAGATTTTATCGCCTATGCGAAAAGTCCAAACAAAGTTTCTGATCATCAGGATAAATTATTAGCCAACTTTTTCGCTCAGACTGAGGCACTTGCCTTCGGAAAAACAGAAGAAGAAGTTGAAGAAGAATTGAAAAATGCAGGAAAATCTGATGAAGAAATTGATTTCTTGCTAAATTATAAAGTCTTCCAAGGAAATACACCTACTAACTCAATTATGTTCAATGAATTAACTCCTTTCGCATTAGGACAATTGATTGCATTGTATGAACACAAAATATTCGTTCAGGGAGTGATTTGGAATATTTTCAGTTTCGACCAATTTGGAGTTGAATTAGGAAAAGTGTTGGCAAACAAAATCTTGCCGGAACTTGAAAATAATGAGGCAATTAGCTCTCACGACAGCTCTACAAACGGGCTGATTAATTATTATAAAGGAAATAAATAA
- a CDS encoding DUF4349 domain-containing protein — MKTTYIKLSLASVLLLGIYSCKKGEATASKYELEGTADSAAVVVSDSVSSAATMKVKDKQFIKTAEVNMEVKDVYEATISIEKSIQELGGFVTKSNLQSNVVSEDTYNTSSNDAMLVKKFQTENTMQVRVPTDKLGELLTLINDKKLFLNSRIINAEDVTAGIKYAELEGKRIKKSSENISQLKANKDKVKLDDDNMSENNQQQLANMDVADNLKYSTVDIYIKEPKLRIAEIAVTNTKNIDNKYKFNFIYDAKNAFVEGFYLIQRIAVGLITIWPILLIAAGIIYLLRKRKYFKKPDQI; from the coding sequence ATGAAAACTACTTACATCAAATTATCATTAGCATCAGTTCTTTTATTAGGAATTTATTCATGCAAAAAAGGAGAAGCTACAGCAAGTAAATATGAGCTTGAAGGTACTGCAGATTCCGCAGCAGTTGTGGTTTCAGACAGTGTTTCGTCTGCTGCAACCATGAAAGTGAAAGACAAACAATTCATCAAAACCGCAGAGGTTAATATGGAAGTGAAAGATGTTTACGAGGCAACGATTTCCATTGAAAAATCTATTCAGGAGCTTGGCGGATTTGTTACAAAAAGTAATTTGCAGAGCAATGTAGTTTCAGAAGACACTTACAATACTTCAAGCAATGACGCAATGTTGGTTAAAAAATTTCAGACTGAAAATACGATGCAGGTCCGTGTTCCGACTGATAAGTTGGGTGAGCTTTTGACTTTAATTAATGATAAAAAATTGTTTTTAAACTCAAGAATCATCAATGCAGAAGATGTAACTGCCGGAATTAAATATGCAGAACTGGAAGGAAAAAGAATAAAAAAAAGCAGTGAAAATATTTCTCAATTAAAAGCCAATAAAGACAAAGTGAAATTAGACGACGATAATATGTCTGAAAATAATCAACAGCAATTGGCAAATATGGACGTTGCAGATAATTTGAAATACAGCACCGTTGACATCTATATTAAAGAACCTAAACTTAGAATTGCAGAAATTGCTGTTACCAACACCAAAAACATTGACAATAAATATAAATTCAATTTCATTTACGATGCAAAAAATGCTTTTGTGGAAGGTTTTTATTTAATTCAGAGAATTGCGGTGGGATTAATCACCATTTGGCCCATTCTATTGATCGCAGCAGGTATTATTTATTTGTTGAGAAAAAGAAAATATTTTAAAAAGCCTGATCAGATTTAA
- the lon gene encoding endopeptidase La translates to MTEFEDISLEEMISDGFDIVAEEINLSDLAETEKNSEQKIFPILPVRNMVMFPNVVIPITAGRKASIQLLEEAQINGDFIGIVSQKNSDIEQPTEKDLYHTGTLAKIIKIIKLPEGNITAITKGFHRFKIKKIIENQPYFKAEISKLKDGKAKNKEEYEALLENVKDLALKIIELDPNIPNAANFAIKNINNNDDLLNFICTNANFPSSAKQSLLEEKNLMERANKCYEMMHEDFRKLELRNQIHQKTSKDLDKQQKEYFLNQQIRTIQEELGGGPESDVEDLITKASTKKWNAEVEEHFQKEINRLQRQNPNSPDYNVQRNYLDFFTDLPWDTFTKDTFDIEKAEKVLDKAHFGLEDIKKRILEHMAVLKLKNNMKSPILLLVGPPGVGKTSLGKSVADALGRKYVRVSLGGLHDESEIRGHRKTYIGAMAGRILQSIKKSGTSNPVIVLDEIDKVGKGIHGDPSSALLEVLDPEQNKAFYDNFLEMGYDLSKVMFIATANSLSTIQTPLLDRMEIIQIAGYTLEEKIEIAKRHLIKKQQEENGLTAKSFKLGNPELKHIVEAHTSESGVRSLEKRLASIARWVALQTALVKEYDPKISIEKVDEILGVPRPKSLSELTDVPGVVTGLAWTSVGGDILFIESILSNGKGALTMTGNLGTVMKESATIALEYIKAKHDELGISQEDIEKKNIHVHVPEGATPKDGPSAGIAMLTSMVSSFKNKKVKPHLAMTGEITLRGKVLPVGGIKEKLLAATRAGIKDVILCEANRKDVEEIKKDYLKNLNVHYVNRMEDVVEIALEK, encoded by the coding sequence ATGACAGAATTTGAAGATATAAGTTTAGAGGAAATGATAAGTGACGGATTTGATATTGTAGCTGAGGAAATCAATCTTTCTGATCTTGCGGAGACTGAAAAAAACTCGGAACAAAAAATATTCCCAATCCTTCCTGTAAGAAATATGGTTATGTTTCCTAATGTGGTAATTCCTATTACTGCAGGAAGAAAAGCATCTATACAACTTCTCGAAGAAGCTCAGATAAACGGTGATTTTATCGGAATTGTAAGCCAGAAAAACTCAGATATTGAGCAACCTACGGAAAAAGATCTATATCATACCGGAACTTTAGCGAAAATTATTAAAATAATAAAACTTCCTGAAGGTAATATTACGGCTATTACCAAAGGTTTCCACAGATTTAAGATAAAGAAAATCATTGAAAATCAACCTTATTTCAAGGCTGAAATTTCAAAATTAAAGGATGGAAAAGCTAAAAATAAGGAAGAATACGAAGCTTTATTGGAAAATGTTAAAGATTTAGCATTAAAAATCATCGAGCTTGATCCAAACATTCCTAATGCAGCCAATTTCGCCATTAAAAACATCAATAATAATGATGATCTTTTAAATTTCATCTGTACCAATGCCAATTTCCCATCAAGTGCAAAGCAAAGTCTTCTTGAAGAAAAAAACTTAATGGAAAGAGCCAACAAGTGCTATGAAATGATGCATGAAGATTTCAGAAAATTAGAATTAAGAAATCAGATTCATCAAAAAACATCAAAAGATCTTGACAAACAACAGAAGGAATACTTTCTAAATCAACAGATTAGAACAATCCAAGAAGAGTTGGGCGGCGGACCGGAAAGTGATGTTGAAGATTTGATCACAAAAGCAAGCACTAAGAAATGGAATGCTGAAGTTGAAGAACATTTCCAAAAGGAAATCAACAGGCTACAACGCCAAAACCCGAATTCACCGGATTATAATGTTCAGAGAAATTATTTAGATTTCTTTACAGATCTTCCGTGGGATACATTCACAAAAGATACTTTTGATATTGAAAAAGCAGAAAAAGTTTTAGATAAAGCGCATTTCGGATTAGAAGATATTAAGAAAAGAATTTTGGAACACATGGCTGTTTTAAAATTGAAAAACAACATGAAATCTCCTATTCTATTATTGGTAGGGCCTCCAGGGGTTGGTAAAACTTCGTTAGGAAAGTCTGTTGCTGATGCTTTAGGAAGAAAATACGTTCGCGTTTCTTTGGGTGGACTTCATGACGAAAGCGAGATCCGTGGACACAGAAAAACATACATCGGTGCGATGGCGGGAAGAATCCTTCAATCCATCAAAAAATCAGGAACATCAAACCCTGTGATTGTGTTGGATGAAATCGATAAAGTTGGGAAAGGTATTCATGGAGATCCAAGCTCGGCACTTCTTGAAGTACTTGATCCTGAACAAAATAAAGCATTTTACGACAATTTCCTAGAAATGGGTTATGATTTATCCAAAGTAATGTTCATTGCAACAGCAAACTCATTATCAACGATCCAGACTCCGTTATTAGACAGAATGGAGATCATCCAGATTGCAGGTTATACGTTGGAGGAAAAAATAGAGATTGCCAAGAGACATTTAATTAAAAAACAACAGGAAGAAAACGGTTTGACTGCAAAATCTTTCAAACTTGGGAATCCTGAGTTAAAACATATTGTTGAAGCACACACTTCTGAAAGCGGTGTAAGATCTTTAGAGAAAAGACTTGCTTCCATCGCTCGATGGGTAGCTTTACAAACCGCTTTGGTGAAAGAATATGATCCTAAAATCTCTATAGAAAAGGTAGATGAAATTTTAGGAGTACCAAGACCTAAAAGTTTATCTGAATTAACAGATGTTCCCGGAGTTGTAACAGGTCTTGCATGGACAAGTGTTGGTGGAGATATATTATTCATTGAAAGCATTTTGAGCAATGGAAAAGGAGCTTTAACCATGACGGGCAACTTGGGAACGGTCATGAAAGAATCTGCAACAATTGCTTTGGAATATATTAAGGCTAAGCACGACGAATTGGGAATTTCTCAGGAAGATATAGAGAAGAAAAACATCCATGTTCACGTTCCTGAAGGAGCTACACCAAAAGATGGACCTTCTGCAGGTATCGCCATGCTGACTTCAATGGTTTCTTCTTTTAAAAATAAAAAAGTAAAACCACATCTTGCCATGACAGGCGAAATTACTCTTAGAGGAAAAGTACTTCCTGTAGGCGGAATTAAAGAAAAACTTCTTGCCGCAACCAGAGCAGGAATTAAAGATGTGATCCTTTGTGAAGCTAACAGAAAAGATGTTGAGGAAATTAAGAAAGATTATCTTAAAAACCTGAATGTACATTACGTAAACAGAATGGAAGATGTGGTAGAAATTGCCCTTGAAAAGTAA
- a CDS encoding AI-2E family transporter, which produces MNFLKLPFLVKLTLVIISIIGLGYLLALGQSILAPFFLAFLMAMLFLPIANLMETKLRFPRTVSTMASVMIMLTILTGLIYFFGSQLSSFSKDLPHLRMQFNTVFNSLQNWVSDTFHVKIDEQLDYINQGLSKLLSSSGVILGFTFSIFSTGLGFIVFFILFFIFILNYRRILNNFIVTVFNEKHKASVQEVVNEVRVMTKKYIIGLCLQVFIVSILTSILLTILGVKYAILLGVLTGLLNVIPYLGVCISLLISCFIAFATTTPSTCIYVLIGYVAVHIVDGNIILPFVVGSKVKINALFSFLGILLGEHLWGIAGMFLCIPAIAIIKIIFERVEGLKPWGKLLGEEEKPHKKKKSYKISKNITLKEMD; this is translated from the coding sequence ATGAATTTTCTTAAACTCCCCTTCCTTGTCAAGCTTACTTTGGTTATTATTTCAATCATCGGACTAGGCTACCTCTTGGCATTAGGACAAAGTATTTTAGCTCCCTTCTTTTTAGCATTCTTGATGGCCATGTTATTTTTGCCGATCGCGAATTTAATGGAAACAAAATTGAGATTTCCAAGAACTGTATCAACCATGGCTTCTGTAATGATCATGCTAACGATTCTAACAGGGCTTATTTATTTCTTTGGATCACAATTATCAAGTTTCAGCAAAGATCTTCCACATTTGAGAATGCAGTTTAATACTGTTTTTAACAGTCTTCAAAACTGGGTTTCAGATACTTTTCATGTTAAAATTGATGAGCAGTTAGATTATATCAATCAAGGTTTAAGCAAGCTTTTATCTTCCTCTGGAGTGATTTTGGGCTTTACTTTTAGCATATTTTCAACCGGCCTCGGCTTCATTGTGTTTTTCATCCTTTTCTTCATTTTTATATTAAATTATAGAAGAATTTTAAACAATTTTATCGTTACAGTTTTTAACGAAAAACATAAAGCAAGCGTACAGGAAGTGGTGAATGAAGTACGAGTTATGACAAAGAAATACATTATCGGGCTTTGTCTACAGGTTTTTATTGTATCCATCCTTACTTCAATCCTTCTTACTATTTTAGGGGTAAAGTATGCTATTCTTTTGGGAGTTTTAACAGGATTATTAAATGTTATTCCTTATTTGGGAGTATGCATTTCACTTTTAATCTCATGTTTTATTGCTTTTGCAACCACTACTCCATCTACTTGCATTTATGTATTGATAGGTTATGTTGCTGTACATATTGTTGACGGAAATATTATTTTGCCATTTGTAGTAGGCTCAAAAGTGAAGATCAATGCATTATTTTCTTTTCTGGGAATTCTTTTGGGAGAGCATCTTTGGGGAATTGCAGGGATGTTTCTTTGTATTCCGGCCATTGCTATTATTAAAATTATATTTGAAAGGGTTGAAGGTTTAAAACCTTGGGGAAAATTATTAGGTGAAGAAGAAAAACCTCACAAAAAGAAGAAAAGCTATAAAATATCAAAGAATATTACGTTAAAAGAGATGGATTAA
- a CDS encoding 7-carboxy-7-deazaguanine synthase QueE yields the protein MNKEEDILLKEGKMLPVMEHFYTLQGEGAHTGKASYFIRLGGCDVGCHWCDVKESWDPTLHPLMNAEEIAETAAKHCKTIVLTGGEPLMWNLDILTSKLKELGCTIHIETSGAYPMSGHIDWITLSPKKTGLPKEEIYEKASELKVIVFNNNDLKFAQEQAAKVSANCRLYLQSEWSKRDEMYPKITDFILEHPEWQASVQTHKYLNIP from the coding sequence ATGAATAAAGAAGAAGATATTTTATTAAAAGAAGGTAAAATGCTCCCTGTAATGGAGCATTTTTACACTCTTCAAGGAGAAGGAGCACACACGGGAAAAGCATCATACTTCATTAGATTGGGAGGTTGCGACGTCGGGTGTCATTGGTGTGATGTAAAAGAAAGTTGGGATCCTACTTTGCATCCGTTGATGAATGCAGAAGAAATTGCAGAAACAGCTGCCAAACACTGTAAAACAATTGTTTTAACAGGTGGTGAGCCCTTAATGTGGAATCTTGATATTTTAACATCCAAATTGAAAGAATTGGGATGCACGATTCATATTGAAACTTCGGGAGCCTATCCTATGAGTGGGCATATCGACTGGATCACGCTTTCGCCAAAGAAAACAGGACTTCCTAAAGAGGAAATTTATGAAAAAGCAAGTGAGCTTAAAGTAATCGTTTTCAATAACAACGACCTTAAATTTGCTCAGGAGCAGGCTGCGAAAGTTTCAGCAAACTGTAGATTATATCTTCAGAGCGAATGGAGCAAGCGCGATGAGATGTATCCTAAAATCACGGATTTTATTTTAGAACATCCGGAATGGCAGGCATCAGTTCAGACTCATAAATATCTTAATATACCATAA
- a CDS encoding RNA polymerase sigma factor: MSNPTETAFLNLVNKHKGILYKASRIYADSLEDREDLQQEILIQLWKSYQNFKGNSEFSTWMYRVAINTAITYLKKEKKRTNNQTDAPHHFEVQHEDYNPAKDTQLEVFYTAVQELKALEKAIIFYFMEGMSHKEIADNLGLSEGNARVKLNRTKEKIQQIIKISGYEF, translated from the coding sequence GTGAGCAATCCAACCGAAACTGCTTTTTTAAATCTCGTCAATAAGCACAAAGGCATTTTGTATAAGGCCTCGCGAATCTATGCGGATTCTTTGGAAGACAGGGAAGATCTGCAACAGGAAATCCTTATTCAGCTTTGGAAATCTTATCAGAACTTCAAAGGTAATAGTGAATTTTCAACCTGGATGTACCGCGTAGCCATTAACACCGCCATTACTTATTTAAAAAAAGAAAAAAAGCGGACAAATAACCAAACGGATGCACCCCATCATTTTGAAGTCCAGCATGAAGATTACAATCCTGCAAAAGATACGCAATTAGAAGTCTTTTATACTGCGGTCCAAGAACTTAAAGCTCTAGAAAAAGCCATCATATTTTACTTTATGGAAGGTATGTCTCATAAAGAAATCGCGGATAATTTAGGACTTAGTGAAGGCAATGCCCGTGTAAAATTGAACAGAACTAAAGAAAAAATACAGCAAATCATAAAAATATCAGGCTATGAATTTTGA